The Pleuronectes platessa chromosome 11, fPlePla1.1, whole genome shotgun sequence genome includes a window with the following:
- the zfyve21 gene encoding zinc finger FYVE domain-containing protein 21 isoform X3, translating into MQCDTKFDFIRRKHHCRRCGRCFCDKCCSRKVALPRMCFVDPVRQCAECSLVSQKEMEFFDKQLKVLLGGGTFLVTQGTSEKSETMTCRLSNNHRYLFLDGESHFEVEMSRMSTMQILTDGTSPGENDIHTYTSLLDSHCVSEGGTSRASGMLLHYKPMGSQDSQQLRMEAADDKKVAALWLAAMHKAAKLLYEARDQ; encoded by the exons CATCACTGCCGGCGCTGCGGCCGCTGCTTCTGTGATAAGTGCTGCAGCAGGAAGGTGGCGCTGCCCCGCATGTGCTTCGTGGACCCGGTGCGACAGTGTGCTGAGTGCAGCCTGGTGTCGCAGAAGGAGATGGAGTTCTTCGACAAGCAGCTCAAAGTTCTCCTGGGAG gaGGAACTTTCCTCGTGACTCAGGGGACGTCAGAGAAGTCTGAGACGATGACGTGTCGCCTCTCCAACAACCACAG GTATCTGTTCCTGGACGGTGAAAGCCACTTCGAGGTGGAGATGTCCCGGATGTCCACCATGCAGATCCTGACTGACGGGACGAGTCCAGGAG AGAATGACATTCACACTTACACCAGTCTGCTGGACAGTCACTGTGTATCTGAAG GAGGGACGTCTCGGGCCAGCGGCATGCTGCTCCACTACAAGCCGATGGGCTCCCAGGACTCCCAGCAGCTCCGCATGGAGGCAGCGGACGACAAGAAGGTGGCCGCGCTGTGGTTAGCTGCAATGCACAAG GCGGCCAAGCTGCTGTACGAAGCTCGGGACCAGTGA
- the LOC128451189 gene encoding BTB/POZ domain-containing protein 6-B: MPTADCRLLHHGRIMRCWTYLLLLPETLKRSKQVGGLPGRLPLYYEILSLSLSSKKQHKQRKMAAELYPASGHTNLANGTTVAETEKSKAAQVSAAGGGGSSAATTPTTQQNINNNNPEPPSWQSSHPTLRERNALMFNNELMADVHFIVGPLGEQQTVPAHKYVLAVGSSVFCAMFYGDLAEEDPEIHIPDVEPASFLILLKYMYSDEIDLEADTVLATLYAAKKYIVPALAKACVTFLETSLEAKNACVLLSQSRLFEEPELTQRCWEVIDAQAELALGSEGFCEIDLQTLEIILRRETLNTKEVMVFDAVMNWATAECKRQGLEPTTHNRREVLGKALFLVRIPTMTLDEFANGAAQSEILTLEEMHNVFLWYTAAKKPDLDFPQTERTGLAPQRCHRFQSSAYRSNQWRYRGRCDSIQFAVDKRIFIAGLGLYGSSGGKAEYTVKIELKRQGVLLAQNHTKYVSDGSSSTFPVWFEHPVQVEQDAFYTVSAVLDGNELSYFGQEGMTEVQCGKVTFQFQCSSDSTNGTGVQGGQIPELVFYA; the protein is encoded by the exons ATGCCCACGGCGGACTGCAGGCTGCTCCATCATGGCCGGATCATGAGGTGTTGGACCTACCTGCTGCTACTCCCAGAAACGCTGAAAAGGTCCAAGCAGGTCGGCGGGCTCCCGGGCAGGCTGCCGCTGTACTATGAGATCCTGAGCCTGTCCCTGAGCAGCAAGAAGCAGCACAAGCAGAGGAAGATGGCCGCGGAGCTCTACCCCGCGtccggccacaccaacctggcCAACGGCACCACGGTGGCGGAAACCGAGAAGAGCAAGGCGGCGCAGGTGAGCGCGGcgggcggcggcggcagcagcgcGGCCACCACCCCGACCACCCAGcagaacatcaacaacaacaacccggAGCCCCCCAGCTGGCAGAGCAGCCACCCCACCCTGAGAGAGAG GAATGCCTTGATGTTTAACAATGAGCTGATGGCGGACGTCCACTTCATCGTGGGCCCCCTGGGGGAGCAGCAGACGGTTCCAGCTCACAAG taCGTGCTGGCCGTGGGAAGCTCCGTCTTCTGCGCCATGTTCTACGGCGACCTGGCGGAGGAGGATCCAGAGATCCACATCCCAGACGTGGAACCCGCTTCTTTTCTAATTCTGCTGAA gtACATGTACAGTGATGAGATCGACCTGGAGGCAGACACGGTGCTGGCCACCCTGTACGCTGCCAAGAAGTACATCGTCCCTGCACTGGCCAAGGCCTGCGTCACCTTTCTGGAAACCAGCCTGGAGGCTAAGAACGCCTGTGTGCTGCTCTCCCAGAGCCGCCTGTTCGAGGAGCCCGAGCTGACGCAGCGCTGCTGGGAGGTGATCGACGCTCAGGCCGAGCTGGCTCTGGGCTCCGAGGGCTTCTGTGAGATCGACCTGCAGACGCTGGAGATCATCCTGCGGAGGGAGACCCTGAACACCAAGGAGGTGATGGTGTTCGATGCGGTCATGAACTGGGCCACGGCCGAGTGCAAGAGACAAGGACTCGAGCCCACGACTCACAACCGGAGGGAGGTCCTCGGCAAGGCGCTGTTTCTGGTGCGCATCCCCACAATGACCCTGGACGAGTTTGCCAACGGAGCGGCCCAGTCTGAGATCCTGACACTGGAGGAGATGCACAATGTGTTCCTGTGGTACACGGCAGCTAAGAAGCCGGACCTGGACTTCCCCCAGACTGAGAGGACGGGTCTGGCGCCTCAGAGGTGCCATCGCTTCCAATCCTCGGCCTACAGGAGCAATCAGTGGCGCTACCGCGGCCGGTGCGACAGCATCCAGTTCGCCGTGGACAAGCGGATCTTTATCGCCGGGTTGGGACTGTACGGGTCGAGCGGCGGCAAAGCCGAGTACACTGTCAAAATTGAACTCAAGAGGCAGGGGGTGCTCCTGGCCCAGAACCACACCAAGTATGTGTCGGACGGGTCGAGCAGCACGTTTCCCGTGTGGTTCGAGCACCCGGTGCAGGTGGAGCAGGACGCCTTCTACACGGTGAGCGCCGTGCTGGACGGGAACGAGCTCAGCTACTTCGGCCAGGAGGGCATGACGGAGGTGCAGTGCGGGAAGGTGACATTTCAGTTCCAGTGCTCGTCCGACAGCACCAACGGGACGGGGGTGCAGGGAGGACAGATCCCAGAGCTCGTGTTCTACGCATGA